One genomic window of Glycine soja cultivar W05 chromosome 9, ASM419377v2, whole genome shotgun sequence includes the following:
- the LOC114368051 gene encoding uncharacterized protein LOC114368051 isoform X2 has protein sequence MISRKLKFQSSDIQWSGFSWFCAKQLKHYSGFCRNGTTINVHSFVYIMAEEENHYLGYVEDMYEDKKRQKKVKVRWFHHGQEVKHVIPQLNLQEGEVFITPHVQVISAECVNGPATVLTPKHYEKYLAAVPHTSLSEIHMCFRQFKNNKLKPFTLTKLRGYSNQTVLSSLNSPTLSKRKAKFEKSRTDDDENFTQDDALRSSNKRNRSSKDHVLEKGFSCLQISVPVKEMTKCEPKHPSLKLKLSRKTLGIKVIGPKPQLSFQVGAKIEVLCQDSGIRGCWFRCKILSMSPRLLKVQYDDLLDIDGPQKLEEWVPASRVAAPDKLGMRSSGRLTVRLCPPEYNTGHTFEIGAPVDAWWCDGWWEGVVTAVNVCGDGVLQVYTPGEERFLKVEKKNIRISRDWINNRWVDIQGKPDICSYLSSNARSSIRMSANSAVVDGSMSDCSAILESKPTPSAKVEVAKKVEPELSGLEAPVNLENIITTLREPLYAIHEDKDNNSGDGCDDEADKAVKTLLALNEHKDKYSGGGNNGDTDNDVDVDADNDEDDSEEDFDCSESKLDAAEAIQVA, from the exons ATG ATTTCTAGGAAACTAAAATTCCAAAGTTCTGATATTCAATGGTCAGGCTTTTCTTGGTTTTGTGCTAAACAGCTGAAGCACTACTCAGGGTTTTGCAGGAATGGAACAACCATAAAT GTTcattcatttgtatatattatggCTGAAGAAGAAAACCACTATCTTGGTTACGTGGAAGATATGTATGAAGACaagaagagacaaaaaaaagtgAAGGTACGGTGGTTTCACCATGGTCAGGAAGTTAAGCATGTGATTCCACAGCTGAATCTGCAAGAGGGAGAGGTTTTCATCACACCTCATGTGCAGGTGATTAGTGCTGAGTGTGTCAATGGTCCTGCAACAGTTTTGACTCCTAAGCATTATGAGAAATACCTAGCTGCTGTGCCTCATACCTCTTTATCTGAGATCCATATGTGCTTTAGGCAGTTTAAGAACAATAAGCTTAAGCCCTTCACACTTACAAAGTTGCGTGGGTATAGTAACCAAACTGTTCTTTCTAGTTTGAATAGTCCTACTCTCTCCAAGAGAAAGGCAAAGTTTGAAAAATCGCGCACAGATGATGATGAGAACTTCACTCAAGATGATGCTTTAAGGTCCAGCAATAAGAGGAATAGAAGTTCTAAGGATCATGTACTTGAAAAGGGTTTTTCTTGTCTGCAAATCTCTGTTCCTGTGAAAGAAATGACAAAATGTGAACCAAAACACcctagtttaaaattaaaactatcaaGAAAAACATTGGGTATTAAGGTTATTGGACCAAAGCCTCAACTGTCTTTTCAGGTTGGTGCAAAGATAGAGGTTCTCTGTCAAGATAGTGGCATCAGAGGATGCTGGTTTAGATGTAAAATCTTGAGTATGTCTCCAAGGTTGCTCAAGGTCCAGTATGATGATTTGCTGGATATAGACGGACCACAGAAACTAGAG GAATGGGTCCCTGCGTCTAGAGTGGCAGCTCCTGACAAATTGGGTATGCGAAGTTCGGGCCGCCTAACAGTTCGACTATGCCCTCCTGAATATAATACAGGTCATACTTTTGAGATTGGAGCACCAGTGGATGCCTGGTGGTGTGATGGATGGTGGGAAGGTGTCGTGACTGCAGTTAATGTCTGTGGGGATGGAGTCCTGCAGGTTTATACCCCTG GCGAAGAGAGGTTTCTAAAGGTCGAGAAGAAGAACATTCGGATTTCCCGAGATTGGATCAATAACAGGTGGGTTGATATACAGGGAAAGCCCGACATTTGCAGCTATTTATCTTCAAATGCCAGGTCCAGCATCAGGATGTCAGCTAATTCTGCAGTGGTAGATGGATCTATGTCTGATTGCTCTGCAATATTAGAAAGTAAACCAACACCAAGTGCCAAAGTTGAAGTTGCTAAGAAGGTTGAGCCAGAATTATCTGGTTTGGAAGCACCTGTTAACCTGGAAAATATAATAACAACTTTGAGGGAGCCACTCTATGCCATTCATGAAGACAAGGATAACAACTCTGGTGATGGCTGCGATGATGAAGCTGACAAGGCTGTGAAGACACTTCTGGCCTTAAATGAACACAAGGATAAGTACTCAGGTGGAGGCAATAATGGTGACACTGACAATGATGTTGACGTTGATGCTGACAATGATGAAGATGATAGTGAGGAAGATTTCGATTGTTCTGAATCAAAACTCGATGCAGCAGAAGCAATACAAGTTGCATGA